In the genome of Macrobrachium nipponense isolate FS-2020 chromosome 42, ASM1510439v2, whole genome shotgun sequence, one region contains:
- the LOC135213161 gene encoding uncharacterized protein LOC135213161 isoform X1: MERDDEAMEPFREVNLSDGKCNVSLYVCAEEEKKIDEDPEYASELFKAALEGRLPSACDESETEGSDNGNEETSKSEKNSTAEEVEWDSDATQAFVNVLKKNTKWLPLNKAGTRKQLFLKVKHDLVLEGYNFSLESVRAKFNSLVHTYRRIKFKSKQDGVVSTKWQFFEVFDGIMKASESSKLKLKDPDLLEVKVEPEAVIANNSLVGLSNELLTSPPQIQSGSSGTISREASPERPKKQGSSKKKISKAPLTNPASKKRKRRELDPLETAGPSSNSENTMKGLEHIIVGSEGFNHAATLLFIDCIKKHKDLLRKKKSPEMFLEIKQEMAKEGFSFTEAKLRKKWYNLLISYRRILERANETGDLISSWPYYEAIDSIIVDTKDLAQKKKEEVNGCGDYPEATTSNAYKNHSSGYLGTEKGDGIGDDVGENRLSDTDKGSSSSKGYLTIDFLRLNNCLPNDKHGANDRDFQRSLLEEWEKREKRQEERDKIKLEVLKEIAQSLSIMSCKQDELLELLKNLK; encoded by the exons ACCCTGAATATGCCAGTGAATTATTCAAAGCAGCCTTGGAAGGGAGGCTTCCTTCAGCTTGTGATG AGTCAGAGACAGAAGGGAGTGATAACGGAAATGAAGAGACATCTAAGAGTGAGAAGAATAGCACAG CAGAAGAGGTTGAGTGGGACTCTGACGCTACACAGGCATTTGTGAATGTGTTGAAGAAAAATACCAAGTGGCTTCCATTAAATAAAGCTGGTACCAGAAAGCAGTTGTTCCTGAAGGTGAAACACGATCTAGTTCTAGAAGGATACAACTTCTCATTGGAAAGTGTACGAGCAAAATTTAATTCTCTGGTCCATACTTACAGAAGAATCAAATTCAAAAGCAAGCAGGATGGTGTGGTCAGTACGAAATGGCAATTCTTTGAA gttTTTGATGGGATTATGAAGGCATCTGAATCAAGCAAGCTCAAGTTAAAAGACCCAGACCTGTTGGAAGTCAAAGTCGAGCCAGAGGCTGTCATTGCCAACAATTCACTAGTTGGTCTCTCCAATGAGCTCTTAACTTCACCTCCTCAAATTCAAAGTGGAAGCTCAGGTACTATTTCACGTGAAGCATCACCCGAGAGGCCAAAGAAACAAGGATCCTCCAAGAAAAAGATTTCAAAAGCACCACTCACGAATCCTGCaagtaaaaagaggaaaagacgTGAACTGGACCCTCTTGAAACGGCAGGTCCATCTTCAAATTCTGAAAATACTATGAAAGGGCTAGAACATATTATAGTTGGTAGTGAGG GTTTCAATCATGCTGCAACACTGCTGTTCATTGATTGCATTAAGAAACATAAAGATCTGCTGAGAAAGAAGAAATCTCCTGAGATGTTTTTGGAAATAAAGCAAGAGATGGCTAAGGAAGGCTTTTCATTCACGGAGGCTAAACTGCGTAAGAAATGGTACAACCTACTGATATCATACAGAAGAATATTGGAAAGAGCTAATGAAACCGGAgatttaatttcaagttggccaTACTATGAG GCTATTGACAGCATCATTGTTGATACTAAAGACTTGgctcagaaaaagaaagaagaggtaAATGGATGTGGAGACTATCCAGAAGCAACCACATCAAATGCCTACAAGAACCACTCGTCAGGTTACCTGGGTACAgaaaagggagatggaattgggGATGATGTAGGGGAGAACAGACTTTCAGATACTGACAAagggagtagtagtagtaaaggcTATTTAACAATCGATTTCTTGAGACTCAATAACTGCCTTCCTAACGACAAACATGGTGCCAATGACAGGGACTTCCAACGCAGCCTTTTAGAAGagtgggagaagagagagaagagacaggagGAAAGGGATAAAATTAAGTTGGAAGTCCTGAAAGAAATAGCCCAGTCTCTCAGCATCATGTCTTGTAAGCAAGACGAACTATTAGAACTTTTGAAGAATCTGAAATAG
- the LOC135213161 gene encoding uncharacterized protein LOC135213161 isoform X2, protein MERDDEAMEPFREVNLSDGKCNVSLYVCAEEEKKIDEDPEYASELFKAALEGRLPSACDESETEGSDNGNEETSKSEKNSTEEVEWDSDATQAFVNVLKKNTKWLPLNKAGTRKQLFLKVKHDLVLEGYNFSLESVRAKFNSLVHTYRRIKFKSKQDGVVSTKWQFFEVFDGIMKASESSKLKLKDPDLLEVKVEPEAVIANNSLVGLSNELLTSPPQIQSGSSGTISREASPERPKKQGSSKKKISKAPLTNPASKKRKRRELDPLETAGPSSNSENTMKGLEHIIVGSEGFNHAATLLFIDCIKKHKDLLRKKKSPEMFLEIKQEMAKEGFSFTEAKLRKKWYNLLISYRRILERANETGDLISSWPYYEAIDSIIVDTKDLAQKKKEEVNGCGDYPEATTSNAYKNHSSGYLGTEKGDGIGDDVGENRLSDTDKGSSSSKGYLTIDFLRLNNCLPNDKHGANDRDFQRSLLEEWEKREKRQEERDKIKLEVLKEIAQSLSIMSCKQDELLELLKNLK, encoded by the exons ACCCTGAATATGCCAGTGAATTATTCAAAGCAGCCTTGGAAGGGAGGCTTCCTTCAGCTTGTGATG AGTCAGAGACAGAAGGGAGTGATAACGGAAATGAAGAGACATCTAAGAGTGAGAAGAATAGCACAG AAGAGGTTGAGTGGGACTCTGACGCTACACAGGCATTTGTGAATGTGTTGAAGAAAAATACCAAGTGGCTTCCATTAAATAAAGCTGGTACCAGAAAGCAGTTGTTCCTGAAGGTGAAACACGATCTAGTTCTAGAAGGATACAACTTCTCATTGGAAAGTGTACGAGCAAAATTTAATTCTCTGGTCCATACTTACAGAAGAATCAAATTCAAAAGCAAGCAGGATGGTGTGGTCAGTACGAAATGGCAATTCTTTGAA gttTTTGATGGGATTATGAAGGCATCTGAATCAAGCAAGCTCAAGTTAAAAGACCCAGACCTGTTGGAAGTCAAAGTCGAGCCAGAGGCTGTCATTGCCAACAATTCACTAGTTGGTCTCTCCAATGAGCTCTTAACTTCACCTCCTCAAATTCAAAGTGGAAGCTCAGGTACTATTTCACGTGAAGCATCACCCGAGAGGCCAAAGAAACAAGGATCCTCCAAGAAAAAGATTTCAAAAGCACCACTCACGAATCCTGCaagtaaaaagaggaaaagacgTGAACTGGACCCTCTTGAAACGGCAGGTCCATCTTCAAATTCTGAAAATACTATGAAAGGGCTAGAACATATTATAGTTGGTAGTGAGG GTTTCAATCATGCTGCAACACTGCTGTTCATTGATTGCATTAAGAAACATAAAGATCTGCTGAGAAAGAAGAAATCTCCTGAGATGTTTTTGGAAATAAAGCAAGAGATGGCTAAGGAAGGCTTTTCATTCACGGAGGCTAAACTGCGTAAGAAATGGTACAACCTACTGATATCATACAGAAGAATATTGGAAAGAGCTAATGAAACCGGAgatttaatttcaagttggccaTACTATGAG GCTATTGACAGCATCATTGTTGATACTAAAGACTTGgctcagaaaaagaaagaagaggtaAATGGATGTGGAGACTATCCAGAAGCAACCACATCAAATGCCTACAAGAACCACTCGTCAGGTTACCTGGGTACAgaaaagggagatggaattgggGATGATGTAGGGGAGAACAGACTTTCAGATACTGACAAagggagtagtagtagtaaaggcTATTTAACAATCGATTTCTTGAGACTCAATAACTGCCTTCCTAACGACAAACATGGTGCCAATGACAGGGACTTCCAACGCAGCCTTTTAGAAGagtgggagaagagagagaagagacaggagGAAAGGGATAAAATTAAGTTGGAAGTCCTGAAAGAAATAGCCCAGTCTCTCAGCATCATGTCTTGTAAGCAAGACGAACTATTAGAACTTTTGAAGAATCTGAAATAG